GTTTGCCTCTTAAACTCCGCGATGGTGCAGTGATACCATCTGTAGTATTTTATGTCTGCTCCTTTCATCCATTACCTTTAAAGATCTCTGCATTCATCAATATACCAATATTCCTTGTCACTGTGCAACTCATGTGTCCATAGACATGGGAATCACTTCTAGTTTAATAGATTTAcagaaaatattgtattaattCTGCCCAGAGACTGCATTTCTTATGGGACACCGCATTATTAGATCACTAGGCAAAGAAATGTGTGTTCAATTATAAAATGTTGGCACATAGCAGCCAAGATGGCTTACCAAGTAGAGATGCTTGCCACAGAccacctgggtttgattccaggGATCCACATGTTGAAAAAATAGGACTGACTCCTGGAAGATGCTCTTTGACCTCAACACATGGGCCATGGCACAAACAGCTCCTCAACCCAACAAATAAGTGTAAAATCTTGGCAACTACTCGTAGCAAGTGGCTGTACCCTTTATATGTGCACGTGTTCTGGTCATTCCTACACTGTCTCCAACATTTAGTATTGCCAGTCATTTGCACTTAACTACTTTCACAAGTGGATCAGTACCAACTCAGGAGTACAGCTGTTTGTATGATGACTAATAGCACTGTTGTCACTGGCCATCCATATCTTCTTCTTTGGAGGGtctttgcaagtgctgggattcattCCCTGCATGTGAGTTATGGAAACCCTTTACACAGTGTCCACACGAGACCCTCAGCATGTCTCTGTAACATGGGTGCTCATTCCCTCAACACTGTCATTCACAGCTGCTTCCCGACTCTCAGtccctgtgtgtggtgtgaggtgggaggggaggtccACTCCTTTACACTTGTCTTATCACAGCGTCCTTCCTTGGAATGATTCTTTTCCACTTCCTAACTGAATTCCTTTGGATGCTGTTTTAGAAGCCAGCTAAGTGTGCGAGCGGGACTGCTGGGTTGTTTTCTAGTGTTTGCCTTTCCTTACCCCAGCAGCACACTACATGAATCACTGTAGCCTACAGCACATCCTACAGTTGGGACTGCAATGCCTTCAGTCTTCTTTACAAACTGCAGAGCTTAACCATTAAGCCTTGCTCCCTctataagatattttttaataattattttcatacaatatattctgatcatagttttccctcctctccttccaactTCTCACCCATCCACCTCCACACTTTTCTGCCTCTCCCGAGAAAACAAACTGGCaaatttaaaacagcaaaaaccaatcaaaccagaaaacagaaaaaggcccaagaagcatatacacacacagagacaaatacacacgtacacatacaaaatcagaaaccataacaTATAAGCAACAAAGCCCATaaggtaaaacaaacaagcaaacccaaacaaaacatgaGATTAGACATCTCAAAAAAAAGTTCTCTGACTCTGCCATTGCCTAGTTGTGGCTCTTGGTATTAGCACTCATCTACTGCCAGAAGAAGCAtccctgatgatggctgagcaagcaGTTGGGAGCCATTTTATTGTTGCATTCCTGTAGCCAAATAGCAATTAGTTTTTTGCTAGGTATCTGGGCTACCTAGTCTCTTGTTCTTGGCCACCCAAAAAGTGACAGACATGGTTTCCATAGGCCTTAAAGCCAATCATAGTGGTTGGTTGCTCTACAaattttgtgccactattgcaaaCAATTCACCATTGTAGACCTCAGGGTTTGTAGCTAGgttgtttacttttctcctctggtagcatgttGAGTGCCTTTCAGTATTATGAACAGTTGTCAATAAGGGGAAAGTCTCTAGTTAAGCACTAGGTTGGCGTTTTTTATTTCAGTGAGatatgtaggtgttgtcttctgTAATGGGGCCTTACTGTCAATTCATGAAGAGCAAGCTGAAGCTTTGGCAATAGCCTGAGTTGTTTGGAAGTTTCCCTTTGGCCAACATTCATTTAGATGgaacccattcctggcactggacgTTTCACTTGGTGAAGAGAGATGTTTAGTGGGGCCGCTACTTGGTGACTCCAATTTagattccctttcttccttcatataTACGTATCTCAAGAATCTTCTACTGTAATAGTTTTCCGTATGATCCCTCAAATAGCCCATAGTTTGTTCCTCGCAGTATTCCTTTCTTtaacctcctctcctcctcctttcctaaAATTTAAGGATGACCTTGTTAGCTTCCTCATAAGCATAGCAatgatattttgatggggattaagGAGAACAGGCAACCCACTGCTGCCTCACAATGTATCAATTTACTTCTTCCTCAAGTACCAAGCTTATTTCATAGCTATTTTTTGTATATCTGGGGTCATATAAAATTGTTTCACATAAAAAGGTGTCAGcaggggccgggcatggtggtgcacgcctttaatctcagccctcgggaggcagaggcaggcggatcactatgagtttgaggccagcctggtctacaaagtgagtccaggacagccaaggctacacacaaagaaaccctgtcttaacctCCTAGCCCCCAAAAGAGGAGGCGTCAGGAGTTGAAAATGTTTATGATGCCCTGTGTTAGAGAAATCCTAGAGTGCTGTAAGCCATTCAATAGTTAACTCTGATGAGGGCTCACAAAGTAAAACACTGATGGAAACACAACAGATTGGGCGGCATGTGGTGGCTTACTGTTACAATCCCAGTAACTAGGAGGCTGGCACATAATATTTGccatgaatttaaggccagcctgggattctATGCAAATAGAACTACAGCCAATTCTGAGTCATCTGCTGGGTAAAATGAATCCTAGAAAGATGATACCCAAAGCCATCTTGGTCAGGTAGGCCACCCTGgctttttcttaaaagttttgaAACAAATTGCTGGGTTTTCTTCACTTGTGAGCCTGTAAGTAGATGATGCTATACCAAGATGTTTTGAGGGACTCTCTTTTGTTGTACTCTAGGAATGACCACCTTCATGCGTTGGGCTTGTAGTTTATTGAGCTTCTTTCATCTATGGCTTCACATTGTCATCAAATTGGAAGTTTCCACCGTAACTCCACCCATGTTATATTTCCTTCCTTCATACTCTTCCTCCTGAGTtctaagcacatgtgtgtgtaagataCTTTTTTACACAGaaaatgaggcttttttttttttttttttttttaggtcagtCTTGCTCTTTGGATATTTCTTTGCCTAGTAACAGGATAACTGTCAAAGCATCAGTACCTAACTAGCAACAGAACCCAGCCAGGAATGGGTTGGATCTTCTATGTTGTATTTTTCAGTTACACAACCTGATTATATTTACCTATCTCTGCTAAGATTCCTTTTACTAATGTTTAACTTTTCCTTTAAGTCCTCCCAAGTGTTTGGAGTCTGTCCACTTAATCATATTATGACTTCCATTTAATGTTTTTTCTGGTCTCATCTACAGTAAGCATAATCTTAAAACTTGCAGATGTTCTGAAGTCTTGGCTATTTTCTCTCCTTGTATGTCCCTTGTTGGTTTGAGATGCTCTTAAAGTCCCTTTATAtagttttgcttaattttattgttttgtatttatttcatcaGCCAAAGGTAGTTTGATACCCATGGGGCTTGACTTGAATTTGCATTGGTATTTCCTAAGCTCCCCAGTGATTGCAATGCACATTCAAGGTTAATAACGCTCAAAGGATGGTCTTCTGGGGCTGGCGAGATGCTCAAGTtgagagcactgctcttccagagttcttgagttcaagtccaagcaaccacatggtggcttataaccatctatgatgagatatggtgccctcttgtggcgggcaggcacacatgcaggcagaacactatacataataaatacatctttaaaaaaaaaagatagtcttCTGGAAGCAATACTATTAGCATTTAGGGCTTAGCTATTTGCTACATGATGCCTTGCATGTGTGTTGTAGGATGTTCAGTAGCATTCCTACTATGTGTCCACTAGATGCTAATAGCGCTTCCTCCTAGTGTGACAACCCAAGTATTTGTAAAGACTGTATTCTCCTCAGTGAGTTAATGTCACTCCAGGTTGagagccaaaataaaacagatagaTTACTGCATTGCCTTAAGCCCTTGCCATTCCTGTGAGCCAGCTGTGCCAGTGTTTCCCAGTTCTGGGTTAAACATTGCagctgcgcacacacacacctcaaccaGAGAGAGCAAGCTACATTTTAGCACGCCCATGCTGTAGTCTGATGGGAGATGTCTCCTATAGCCTTTCTTGCTGGAATATATGGTTCCCAGTTGATGGCAGTTTGGGAAGGCTGGGGATACTGAGCAGGTggagtcttgctggaggaagtcccCTGACCTTCTGTTCACCTTGGCCTCCTTTTGCGGAGGTGGTGTCACCACCCAGGCTCCTGCtgctctgccttccctgcctgcttCCATGGCCCTTTccatctggaactgtaagccaaaatatgCCCTTCTCCCTCAAATGGTTTTGGTAagcatattttattacagcaatgagaaagtaACGAAGAGACCTTCTCATATATGAAAAACAGTCTCTTATGCAGACACCGGGAAATTTCTTTTAGGCACCAAGGATCAACTCAGGAGTTATACTTCAGCCCAGCAAAATTTTAAAGTGTCTAGTTTGAAAATATGTTTGGTCTTATAATCCATAGTTTTTCCCCAGAACTATTCAACTGTACTATTTCAGTGTGAAAGCATTCATAGACAAAACAAATGGATGTGGCTGTGTCCCAAGAAAACTACTCACAAACATGCAAGTTTGTAGAAAATGTATAAACTTGTCCACCAGTATACTGAGCATCCATTAGCTGTTGCTGAGAGACACTGTAAAAGTCACAGAAGGTCCCTCTTCAAAGGCTAGTAGTGTGGAGTCTGTTCCTGATGAGGTACACAGACAACTTTCCAATGGCTCCTGGCCTTAGGAAATTTGATTgccagtttctttctctttgtgtgagAATGATTTTGTATCCTggagaaaaaaagtcaatgatCTTTTTCTAGTGACAAAAACTGTCAGTAGAGTTATTTCCATCTGAATCTCAAACAATAATCTATTcatatttaataagaaaacatctcttctaaatgtattttttgtctggtttttggttttgcttggtttttccattgtttgagtcaggatctcactgtgtagccctggctgacctggaacttgatatACAGAGCAGGCTGGGCTTAAACTCAGAACTCTTctcatgcaccactgtgcctggctgacaCATAGTTCATGGAGGAATCCTTCTTGATCTTTGAAAGTGACCATTTAGGGGGATGGGGTTGACGGAAAGCTGCTTAGAGTAGTGGTGCTGAGGATGTATGGTGGACGaatggtggatggatgaatggtgAAGAAGATAGgtatttctttgctttcttagaGATGAAGCTGTCTTCTTCTAAATTACTCAGTAGCTGGTAGAAGGACAGAGGGTGCCAGAGGCCACCAAGctaaaacagaaacagcaagTTTGGACCTCTATCACATTAAGTAGTGAGCAGTAGTTAACGGTCGTTCAACTGTACCTGTTTCAAGACACGGGAGACAAGTCCAGAGCTGTGGCATTGCACAGCCACCGGCTTGCGAATACTCTGCTCTGTCGCTATACACCAAATGTCAACACGTTAGTTTAATGACCAGACTTGCCTGCTGTGTTGTTTTATTAGCATTGTTACAAAGTACACACTAAAGGCCTGGGAAGCTAAGatccaacaaaatatatttctttcatagGAAAACTCGAGGAGAAGAACAGTATATGAGAACTCTGATCTTCTGAGTGAAATGCACAGTTTTCGGCAGCCACCCAGCTATATGAGTTCCCAAACTTCGTATCGTAAGCCCTATGTGGACTGTGCTCAGAGAGATGCAGTCAGGAAGCCGAGACCCCTGCCTCCGCACAGATGCACATCCCCGGGCGATGTGCACGGCACAGACCTGGAAAAACCCCCAAGGCTGTGGCATGCAGTTTTTCCGTTGACCCTGAGCGAAGAGACAAAGACGGAGGTGTACTGCTACGGACTCACTGCATTCTGTCTGCTGATATTAGTATGTCTTGCTTTGTATTTTCTCTAATGTCACCAAAtaaattgtttcttgttttttaacaATTCTTAACATTCCATCTCCTCACAggtgtgttttattctttcttcatgGTTTTCTTCCAGACATTTTTAAGGTAAttggctagagagagagagagagagagagagagagagagagagagagagagagagagagagagagagagagagagaagagatgagaataagaatacattttaacaaaattttGGGCACATTCTTAACAATTAAAATAGTACTTTAATTTACTATTGACTTTCTATTAGAAATGATTTCACCATACagtatcaaaatattttcttaggattaccaagaaatcaagaagacaTAACTCTTTTTGATCAAAGATACCTTGGAAATTAAGATATATTTAAGGCTAATTTGTCTCACAGGAAACTATCATAGTTTGATGAGACagaaaacaacatattttaaaaccttcATGTAACCTAATATACTATCTATCCAGTGTCTATCACACGTTCCCCAGAGCCAGGGACACTTTATGAAATGTGAATGACATGGCTTACCTTACTACAATAGGGACATTCACCAAACAAGACGTTAAAGCTCTGCCTGCTGGTGCTCAGCCCTCTCAGCCACTGTGCAGGAGGAAGTGCAGAACAGCGTCAGTGCGCACACGCCATCCCAGACTGACTAATtctgttttctaaaaagaaaaccttttctgAACCCACGTCCTCTTACTATCATACTAATAATTAGGAGGTCAGTATTCAAATTTAGAATATAAACTTCTAGTGTATAAGCAGTGTACGGGCCCTTTAAGACTTAGCTGATAGCTACACACTTTTACATGAAAAAGAGACATACACAGGGATTTATCCAAGTTCTGGTGGTTCACATACCTAAACCAATTAATCATATATCAACAATTTCTCTGTAAAAGTTATCTTAGGATTTTGAGGTTCTGATCTTATTTCACCAGTAGGGTAATTTTTACTGTACTCATTGTAAGTATGAGGCaatccctttttttaaaaattaaaatgaatattcacAATCACAAAAGAAAGTACAGATTCCATTAGAATTTCCCAAGAAAACCTAGTAAGAGAGGGTAAACAGCACTATCCGTATTCTGCCCCACTTCAAAAGAGAAACGCTGAGCGTCTCCGGCCCTTTCCCACTGGCAGGTGATTTGCACAGAGACAGTCAGTCCTGTGAGCTGTGCCCTAACAGGAATGCTACGCAGATGAACTTTCTGAGAGATGGAAGTGCAATTCATGTAGAAAAGGTGCTCAGGTCACAAAAACCTTTGCGTATTCAAGAGAGTTGCTGTATTTACCCTGTACACACATCCGGCTGCCCAGGAGAAGTACTTCCTGCTCACTAACTTCCTCACTCCACCCCCTTGGCCCCCTTCATCTGGCACACCTAGAGAATTTGCATAGTGGAGACCGACATTTAAGATTTCACTCATTCCTACCATCGACTTCTTATGTGTCAATACGCTGTTCACTGGTGCATTGTAGATTGTTTTTGCCCTGACATTCTCTGGCACACTCAATAGTATCCAAGATGAAAAACTGAAGCCTGGGAATTTAAACTAGTAAGTTAAAATTAACTAGTAAGGTTAACTAGTAAACTAATATAACAGAAATACTAAGAGGAGTTGGTGGCGAAAGAGGGGACTACTTTGGTGCACAGAGCTCAGAATCTGTATCTCATATGCGGATGACTGCAACTTTACCTCATATAAGCACATTTGATGAAAAGGCTGTCCACATTGGGGATTATCACATACTTGGTCAGGAATGGACCCATTAAGGTGTCGGGCGTAACAGATCCCACAGTCCATGCTAAAGTCCTtcaaaagaaaagtgtgtgtgtttaatgtgcATATGGTAAGATCAGGAAGGACAAATATGATATACATAATACTCGTTTTTATATCTGTATCTTATAAGGTTGTTTCTGTATTGTGGAACATACAAGCAGGTGACAGCACCTAGTCACTTgcactcaaatacacacagatCTCATTTTCGGCTGACAAGATTTTTGGGTTTTAGTATTTTTCCACGCACACAAACACGcctgtgtacacacagagacagatctGACGTGAGTAGTGAGCACCCCACTGTACAATCCTGTGGCAAAGGGACAAAGAAAACCATCGCCACCATTTCTTGTTGTCAGCAGTAGCTCAGTCCTGAGTCAGGCCTGCCTTCTTTATCGTCACAGCGTCGATGGTGCTGCTTGCTTCCGAACAACTACGGTTGTCCTTCACAAACTTACAGCAAACTAATTAAGCCTGCACTGTAGTCAGCCATAAGCAGACAGTACAAAGCCCAAACATCTCATTagtgtctcttcttttctttgtagttttaatAAATGTGTCTGTCATTAACCCCTTCGCTGCTGAAGACCATGAGCAAAGCACACGTGAGCCACCTACTAGCAGAGCTTAGCCAGTTCGCTGACACCAGTTAACCAAGAGCTCCGTGTTACAACACTctcccagtttctttctttttttttgccttgtttttctgagaggagcatttaaattttattattcacatAATGCAGACTATTAGAGCAATAATTAAACTTACAGATTCTTCCAAGATAGTACGAGCTGGAAAATCAATTTCTAAAACGTCTTTCAAATTTTGTAACAGACTATTTTCTGGATccctaaaaacataaaaaaaaaaaaaaaaaaagaaaaatccctatAAAGTCTGTTAAGCCATAGAACAGGACCAATTATATTGCCAAGGTACCTACCATAAATGTATATTCCCACTCAGCTTGATTCCTAGGGGTTTTATCACTTTGGatattaaaaagaggaaaaaagttttaataatttAGGCTTTGTTGCTGCATACAGTATTTGTTTAGCTATTTGGCTTAAAATCTAAATGATCTATTTTGTTAAAAAGTATAagtttaaaatgagaaatgtatGTACAATAACTGTAATATTAGTATTCTGAATATATGACAGCATTAGACAGGATCTTATGAACCTGTTCCGGGTATTCACCCTGACCTCTCATACCATGGTCAGGTCCCAGGAAGCAAACCTCGGGAAGCATGGCAGGGTGCCTGGGGTCGACCTCTATGTTTACGGACACGTTAGTCCCTGGAATGAAAGGAACAGCTTTTAGATGTGAGTAGCTGGCCAAGccacctcttttcttctcagGAAAACCCAGCCAAATGTTTTTTAATGCCATGTAGAGGCAAACATATCATTGTTTAACACTGACAAGTATTTTTGAAATTATGACTGTCCTTACAGATTCAGGGATCTCAACCTTGAAAAGACAAGACCAAAATTTATATGAGTAACTTAAGCTGGTAGTCTGGTAATTATGTCCCAGTAAGATTTCATAAAAAAAGTTCAGTGGATTGATAAATGCTgttaatatataaacattatacATTTAAGTAATGAAGAAAAGTACTTTTTATGACTTTCTTTACAAACTTAATATTTCATATAACTATGGTCAAACTAATAGCTGGCAATAATTGACATGTCTAAGGAAACTTATATAAAACATTGTATTTGTACTTTATGAAAGTTAACGAATGTTTAATTCACATTAGACAGATGTTTGTCTTAATACTTACCTCAAAGAAAGTATTTTTGAAGCTGAGAAAGATGACTTTACTTACTACTAGGTTCTTTTACAAGCATACCTGTATTGAATATGTACAAATTCCCCAAAGCTTCCTACTAGTCAGCGAAGTTATGTAGTATAGTTAAAATCAATTTCAGCTCACTTTAGTAACAAAATGATATGATAAAGTCTATAAGCTTTTTGATAAAGTTggcagtaaaaatttaaataaacaaatctggccaaaaaaaaaaaaaaaaaaaagtcaaagtaaaGAAGAAATACATGGTATAGCCATCCAATgagaaaaaataagattttatcaGTACAGAACACACACTTCTCATCAGCCTTGGACAACGTTGTCTACCACAGGCCAGAAAGTGCTCCCACTTAGGCAGTGGCTATAGGAACACATCTTTCAACTCAAAGGTTGGCCTGAAGCGGGAAGAAGAGCTAAAAGCAGACACAGAATGTGACTACAACTTGGCTTTTCAAACTTGAGCTATAGGAAATCTAATAAAAAACACTGTTcaagaataattattttaatgggGCCATGATGATAATAAGTCATGACATTTCTCTAAAGAATATGTTTTCAGTCTTAGCATCTACTTGTTGACAAATACACTATAATTGGTTAATTATTCCAGCTGGAAAGTAGCACATTGCTAGTAAACGCTGCAGTTCCGAtctccccccaaccccgcccATCTCCCAAGCTGTGAGGAGAGTACAGAGGCTAAGCTGCCACTGACCGGCAGGATTCGCATCACTACTTCAAAATGGGATGTAGGTTTTACAGTAGCATTTAACAAGGCCAAAGCTGAGGAAAATATCCCTAGCAGCTATTACCATAATATGGtgagaaatattatttaaaactctaaaatctttaaaaaggttaAACTCTAAgacaggctttgttttgtttgctcatGAGGAAAATAACCTCTGGCAGAGACAAGAGcgtggcaggggcaggagcacCGCGCCCGCGCTCCCGCTCGTCAGCTATGTCCACTCATCAGAGAGGGGATACTCGTGCCTCAGGGCTCGCTTGGCGccttctgttttctctcagcGGCAAAACCCAATTCAGTGTCCTTCCCTCGCTATCTTCTGTGAGAAAGTATTGACAGATCTTAGTTTCCACGGAAGATAAAGACTTCATTATTTCTAGCACAGGCTTCTGTTCTGAGCAGTGTTCATTTTGAGTTACCTACCCTACAGTTTCCGTGCCAATTAAATACGGTGTGGATGTGGCCGCCACTGGAGCATCGCCTTCCTTAATGAAACACTTGTCCATCTAAACAGTTACATTTAACCATGTCGGTTTTAGTCCTAAGAGTTTCAATAGCTGAATCCATACAAAGAAATTTCATCTTAAGATTTTAACTGCtattttcaaatgtgtttttgcaaataatataaaataaaatgagacatcTGAAAAAGTCTCGGCGTCCTTCCCTACCTAATACAATCCTGCGTGCTGTAGCACTCCGCGGAGGCTTCTCTGGTTCCAGCACCCAGGTCTTCTCATCAATTTCATCCATAGCATCCCAGAATGTCTTCAGCGTCTCCAAGGCCGCCACGAACTGACTATACACGTTCACCAAGGAGCTCTGTGAAAAGACAGAACCTGGGAAGTTACCAAGCTTTACCAACAGAAAGCCGGTTTCCACTCAAAACACAGTCCACTCAGGCCCTTGAGGCAGCTTCACTTCCCCTGGAACATGAGGCGCAGGCACCACTGCTCCCAGTGCTCCCAGTGCTCCCCGCCATGGCTCCGGCTTCCTTACCCCCAGCAGCACTGGCACTATCTTTGTCACTACTACCTATCATCAAGAATGGTCTCCATGAAACCACGTGATGCATGTTATACATATGAACAGAGATCACATAAAGTGACAGATAGGAATAAACACTGATGCTATATTATCTAGAGTGCACTGAGCATATACCTG
This DNA window, taken from Acomys russatus chromosome 22, mAcoRus1.1, whole genome shotgun sequence, encodes the following:
- the Fancl gene encoding E3 ubiquitin-protein ligase FANCL, which produces MAEADANLLRHFPLFLPQNREKTVYEGFISAQGSDFHLKIVLPKDLQLKKARLLCSWQLKNILNEYHQIVQQRMKHSPDLMSFMMELKMILEAALKNRQELCVQPPSHSFCTDLLNEIGAVGWDKLVCVDPSFSTIKLKADDASGRKHLITVKLKAKYPVEPPDCVVDFPVPFSVSWTPQSSLVNVYSQFVAALETLKTFWDAMDEIDEKTWVLEPEKPPRSATARRIVLGTNVSVNIEVDPRHPAMLPEVCFLGPDHVIKPLGIKLSGNIHLWDPENSLLQNLKDVLEIDFPARTILEESDFSMDCGICYARHLNGSIPDQVCDNPQCGQPFHQMCLYEWLRGLSTSRQSFNVLFGECPYCSKPITLKMSGRKP